Proteins co-encoded in one Chitinophagales bacterium genomic window:
- a CDS encoding ATP-binding protein: MIINFSIKNFTSIKEEITLSFEASTSDDLEEYYIITPKKDLRLLKLGLIYGPNGSGKSNILKALDFLRNMVLEPLEKKTETFDFQPFLFDKNTPTENSFFTLEFMQNKVKYLYELEFNQNAILNEKLYFYNPNKTTVYKRKTDVHKQLSSIKFGSKIKINKESKATLEANTLWNNTVLGGYLKTNFESNELQEVTNWFSIRLKPLILPHNNLSDSISTAIENGNIDKFNVLQFLKKADFNISDFKIKSLDDNEIKMGDLFSISKSLSIPLNDLIENVRKGEFEIKDIFFQHTVKSDEKDNSYILSYNNESQGTQRYFQFSGLLDLMIRNETIFSIDELESSLHPDLLKHFLLTFLVNAKHSQLIATTHLRELLMEKDIFRNDAIWLTEKQEDGSTDLFSIADFDSSVIGNTSSVYNAYKIGKLGAVPDLGDYYIDLEDGEEKK, encoded by the coding sequence ATGATTATCAATTTTTCTATCAAAAACTTCACTTCTATAAAAGAAGAAATCACCTTATCATTTGAGGCTTCTACCTCAGATGATTTGGAAGAATATTATATCATTACCCCCAAAAAAGACTTGCGCTTATTGAAGTTGGGATTGATTTATGGCCCCAATGGTTCGGGAAAATCCAATATTTTGAAAGCATTGGATTTTTTGAGAAATATGGTCTTAGAACCATTGGAAAAAAAAACCGAAACCTTCGATTTTCAACCTTTTCTGTTTGACAAAAATACCCCAACTGAAAATTCCTTTTTTACTTTGGAGTTCATGCAGAACAAAGTAAAATACTTATATGAACTGGAATTTAATCAGAATGCCATCCTAAACGAAAAATTATATTTCTACAATCCCAATAAAACTACTGTCTATAAGCGCAAAACCGATGTACATAAACAACTCAGTTCAATTAAATTTGGCAGTAAAATCAAAATCAACAAGGAATCAAAAGCGACTTTAGAAGCAAATACACTTTGGAACAATACGGTTTTGGGTGGGTATTTGAAAACCAATTTTGAATCGAATGAATTGCAGGAAGTGACTAATTGGTTTTCAATCAGATTGAAGCCTTTAATTCTACCTCATAATAATTTATCAGATTCTATTTCTACTGCAATAGAAAATGGCAATATTGATAAATTCAATGTTCTTCAATTTCTGAAAAAGGCAGATTTTAATATCTCAGACTTTAAAATTAAGTCATTAGATGACAATGAAATAAAAATGGGTGATTTGTTTAGCATTTCTAAATCATTATCAATTCCTCTTAATGATTTAATTGAAAATGTAAGAAAAGGAGAGTTTGAAATTAAAGACATTTTTTTCCAACATACCGTAAAAAGTGATGAAAAAGATAATAGCTATATATTATCCTATAATAACGAATCACAAGGTACACAACGCTATTTTCAATTCAGTGGCTTATTAGATTTGATGATTCGGAATGAAACTATTTTTTCTATTGATGAATTGGAATCTTCCCTACACCCCGATTTATTGAAACACTTTTTATTGACTTTTTTGGTGAATGCCAAACATTCTCAATTGATTGCGACAACACACTTGCGAGAATTATTGATGGAAAAAGACATTTTTAGGAACGATGCGATTTGGCTGACCGAAAAACAAGAGGATGGCAGTACCGATTTGTTTTCAATAGCCGACTTTGATTCTTCTGTGATAGGCAACACAAGTTCTGTTTACAATGCCTACAAAATTGGCAAATTGGGTGCAGTACCAGATTTAGGAGATTACTATATTGATTTGGAAGATGGCGAGGAGAAAAAATAG
- a CDS encoding FtsX-like permease family protein, with the protein MKLAFQLAYKNLIGAGLRTWLNVSVLTFTFILIIFFNGMLDGWHQQAKTDSIAWEYGNGQLLHKNYDPFDPFTLQDGHGEFSAALAKTTVPILIRQASIYPEGRMLSVALKGIDINQNILALPTQSLKDSEANIPVMMGKGMAESAKLKEGDEILLRWRDKNGTFDASNITLVKIFDTDVPTVDKGQIWMGIDQLWQMTSLQNHATMLIANKKFEGNQSGDWNFKSQEELLSDITEIISMKKASSSIMYLLLLAIALLAIFDTQVLSVFRRQKEIGTYIALGMTRPQVVGIFTVEGSMYSIFATIVGCIIGIPLFIWLAKTGIALPAASTSQDMGIAISEVIYPVYGLTLILGTILLVVLSATIVSYLPAKKISRMNPVEALKGKLQ; encoded by the coding sequence ATGAAGTTAGCCTTTCAATTAGCTTACAAAAATCTGATTGGAGCAGGTCTGCGGACTTGGCTCAATGTCAGCGTGTTGACTTTTACTTTTATTCTCATCATCTTCTTCAATGGAATGTTGGATGGATGGCACCAACAAGCCAAAACCGACAGCATTGCTTGGGAATATGGCAATGGTCAATTGCTTCACAAAAACTACGACCCTTTTGACCCTTTCACGCTACAAGACGGGCATGGAGAATTTAGTGCAGCATTGGCAAAAACCACAGTGCCGATATTGATTCGTCAAGCCTCAATTTATCCCGAAGGACGTATGTTGTCGGTTGCGCTCAAAGGGATTGATATAAACCAGAATATCTTGGCATTGCCAACTCAATCATTGAAGGATAGCGAAGCAAACATTCCCGTCATGATGGGAAAAGGGATGGCAGAATCTGCCAAATTGAAGGAAGGGGATGAGATTTTGCTCCGATGGCGAGACAAAAACGGCACATTCGATGCTTCAAATATTACGCTGGTCAAAATATTCGATACCGATGTGCCAACTGTTGATAAAGGACAAATTTGGATGGGAATCGATCAACTTTGGCAAATGACGAGCCTGCAAAATCATGCTACCATGTTGATTGCCAACAAAAAATTTGAAGGAAATCAATCGGGAGATTGGAACTTCAAAAGTCAAGAAGAACTTTTGAGTGACATCACCGAAATCATTTCCATGAAAAAAGCAAGCAGTTCGATTATGTATCTTTTGTTGTTGGCGATTGCACTTTTGGCGATTTTTGACACACAGGTTTTGTCGGTTTTTAGGCGGCAAAAAGAAATCGGTACGTACATTGCGCTCGGCATGACCCGCCCACAAGTCGTTGGCATTTTTACGGTTGAAGGAAGTATGTACAGCATTTTTGCGACCATTGTAGGTTGTATTATCGGGATTCCACTTTTTATTTGGTTGGCAAAAACAGGTATTGCGTTGCCTGCTGCTTCAACTTCGCAAGACATGGGAATTGCGATTTCGGAAGTTATTTATCCCGTTTATGGTTTGACGCTTATTTTGGGTACAATTTTATTGGTCGTTCTTTCTGCAACAATAGTGAGTTATCTACCTGCAAAGAAAATTTCGAGGATGAATCCCGTTGAAGCATTGAAGGGGAAGCTGCAATGA
- a CDS encoding outer membrane lipoprotein-sorting protein: MKILLTAIFSIALLFFNYPAPDAAEILKKVDANMVSKTSITESEMVIHGRRNSRTVVSKGYAEGNKKSFTEYLAPDREKGTKMLKLEDKLWIYSPSTDRTIQLSGHMLRQSVMGSDLSYEDAMEDRKLTDMYNAKVMGEETIDGRKAWVLELNAKVEDVSYQKLKMWVDQERFVPLKEEMYAKSGQLLKKTTMSDFAKMDGRWYPKKTNFKDVLKSGKGTDFIVKTIEFDAEIPAYLFSKAALKK; encoded by the coding sequence ATGAAAATCCTATTAACAGCAATCTTTTCAATTGCACTACTTTTCTTTAATTATCCTGCACCTGACGCAGCGGAAATCCTTAAAAAAGTAGATGCCAACATGGTGTCTAAAACGAGTATCACCGAATCTGAAATGGTGATCCATGGTCGAAGAAACAGCCGAACGGTTGTATCGAAAGGTTATGCGGAGGGCAACAAAAAATCCTTTACCGAATACCTCGCTCCTGATAGAGAAAAGGGGACGAAAATGCTGAAATTGGAGGATAAATTGTGGATTTATTCGCCTTCAACGGATAGAACGATTCAATTGTCGGGTCACATGCTTCGACAGTCGGTGATGGGTTCTGATTTGTCGTATGAAGATGCGATGGAAGACCGAAAATTGACGGATATGTACAATGCGAAAGTGATGGGTGAGGAAACGATTGACGGAAGAAAAGCATGGGTTTTGGAGTTGAACGCCAAAGTGGAGGATGTGAGCTACCAAAAACTCAAAATGTGGGTTGACCAAGAGCGTTTTGTGCCATTGAAAGAGGAAATGTACGCTAAAAGTGGTCAGTTATTGAAGAAAACGACCATGAGTGATTTTGCGAAAATGGACGGTCGTTGGTATCCTAAAAAGACGAATTTCAAGGATGTTTTGAAGTCGGGCAAAGGCACGGATTTTATCGTCAAAACGATTGAGTTTGATGCGGAGATTCCTGCGTACTTGTTTAGTAAGGCGGCATTGAAGAAATAA
- a CDS encoding VIT and VWA domain-containing protein, producing MKKIFSLFLFLTCFPIVSSFAGGFMMVSPEDYYWRPTERISPYMRAFPDDFNPHTTEFWSEKADISIADGVATTELTQSFYNPSFDTIQAYFLLPIPKDLPLEDFEMKIADRTFKADLYTDAQAHNVIEEMVRRTKNPRYWEFANQNLYKVSIYTFTPRSLYTMRISYKQKLLQDDNKNFFAYNMSSQSFYKPLREFDLNINIKAPAGEKIKQFYSTTHKPEELEFKRKNDSEGSIQISSRRQANQTKNLGFYYSTAKGTVDYTLYPYKEAGEDGYFMLSFDAGYVTDDAITNKDVLFVLDASAEMGSANLEASKKALTAALKQLHAKDRFNIVRYADDVEKAFDTNQAANSANIAKATTFINASKSGGKSNIEAALKASIPQNPEKVHPYFVVFINGSEASVGATSDQDLLTLVKNISLRNLHFYTIGMGKQAHVHLLDQIAAHTLAESHYILSNEKVEERINEIYSNINDPIAVNLHLYNIDNFDVIDSYPANVRNLFKNRPLNVIGRYQKAGKTKVSITGSGNGDLQRFDMEFDFPEENTAYPYVKRLWAARSVAAQLDKVRLEGDEDWMEQIAETAHENGIVSPYSNYVILEEGYYDTDFEPAVSFFADEAACRADFEAMKQAKGEGSMQASTLIQKLHDVHSLLALNETTASSTDVMYIENMPFYKTTSGLWMDARVQEYDLTPKKTPFNSPEYYTMLSSNPELTDIVWKGEEIILFGNKKAYWLVEAVKEEKK from the coding sequence ATGAAGAAAATATTTTCACTTTTCCTATTCTTGACCTGTTTCCCGATAGTTTCCAGTTTTGCAGGTGGTTTTATGATGGTCAGTCCAGAAGATTATTATTGGAGACCTACCGAAAGAATCAGTCCTTATATGCGTGCTTTTCCCGATGACTTCAATCCCCATACTACTGAGTTTTGGTCTGAAAAAGCAGACATTAGCATTGCAGATGGAGTAGCAACTACGGAGTTAACCCAGAGTTTTTACAATCCTTCTTTCGATACCATTCAAGCCTATTTTTTACTGCCAATCCCCAAAGATTTACCTTTGGAGGATTTTGAAATGAAGATTGCAGACCGCACTTTCAAAGCCGATTTATACACTGACGCACAAGCACACAATGTCATTGAAGAAATGGTGAGGCGGACCAAAAATCCTCGTTATTGGGAATTTGCCAACCAAAATCTATACAAAGTAAGCATCTATACATTTACCCCTCGCAGCCTTTACACCATGCGAATCTCATACAAACAGAAACTGCTTCAAGATGACAACAAGAACTTTTTTGCCTACAATATGAGTTCACAGTCGTTTTACAAGCCACTTCGAGAGTTTGACCTCAATATTAATATCAAAGCTCCTGCTGGCGAAAAAATCAAGCAGTTTTATTCTACAACCCACAAACCCGAAGAGCTTGAATTTAAGCGCAAAAACGACAGTGAAGGAAGCATACAAATCAGCAGCCGCCGACAAGCGAACCAAACCAAAAACTTGGGTTTTTACTACAGTACTGCAAAAGGTACAGTGGATTACACACTCTATCCATACAAAGAAGCAGGTGAGGATGGATATTTTATGTTGAGTTTTGATGCAGGTTATGTGACGGATGATGCAATCACCAACAAGGATGTATTATTTGTATTGGATGCTTCCGCAGAAATGGGTTCTGCAAATTTGGAGGCTTCCAAAAAGGCATTGACAGCGGCATTGAAGCAACTGCACGCCAAAGACCGCTTCAATATCGTTCGATATGCCGATGATGTCGAAAAAGCGTTTGACACCAATCAAGCTGCAAATAGTGCCAACATTGCCAAAGCAACTACTTTTATCAATGCTTCAAAATCGGGCGGGAAATCCAATATTGAAGCGGCATTGAAGGCTTCTATCCCTCAAAATCCCGAAAAAGTACACCCGTATTTTGTGGTTTTTATCAATGGCAGCGAGGCTTCGGTAGGCGCAACATCGGATCAAGATTTGCTGACACTGGTAAAAAACATCAGCCTCCGCAATTTGCATTTTTATACCATCGGCATGGGCAAACAAGCACATGTACATTTGTTAGATCAAATTGCAGCTCATACTTTGGCAGAAAGTCACTATATCTTGTCGAATGAAAAGGTAGAGGAGCGCATCAACGAGATTTATAGCAACATCAATGACCCTATTGCAGTAAACTTACACCTCTACAATATTGATAATTTTGATGTAATTGATAGTTATCCTGCAAATGTTCGCAACCTTTTCAAAAACCGCCCTTTGAATGTGATTGGTCGCTACCAAAAAGCGGGTAAAACAAAGGTTTCGATTACGGGTTCGGGCAATGGTGATTTGCAGCGTTTTGATATGGAGTTTGATTTTCCCGAAGAAAACACGGCTTACCCTTATGTGAAACGTTTGTGGGCTGCACGTTCGGTGGCTGCACAATTGGACAAGGTTCGATTGGAGGGCGATGAAGATTGGATGGAACAGATTGCGGAAACAGCTCACGAAAACGGAATTGTTTCACCTTATAGCAATTATGTGATTTTGGAGGAAGGTTATTACGATACGGATTTTGAACCTGCGGTATCGTTTTTTGCAGATGAAGCGGCTTGTAGGGCTGATTTTGAAGCGATGAAACAAGCCAAAGGTGAGGGTAGTATGCAAGCAAGTACTTTGATTCAAAAATTGCACGATGTGCATAGTTTACTGGCACTCAACGAAACAACTGCTAGTAGTACGGATGTGATGTACATCGAAAATATGCCTTTTTACAAAACTACTTCTGGGCTTTGGATGGATGCTCGTGTACAAGAATACGACTTGACTCCGAAAAAAACGCCCTTCAATTCGCCTGAATACTACACGATGTTATCGAGCAATCCCGAATTGACGGATATTGTTTGGAAAGGGGAAGAAATTATTTTGTTTGGGAATAAGAAGGCGTATTGGTTGGTGGAAGCGGTGAAGGAGGAGAAGAAATAA
- a CDS encoding RloB family protein: MARRKNRRDRNSGKKTYSIVVDGETEVWYFQMLKQFESLPTKVDIKPELAKKKALKGQYDTIVENIEKGYDKVIWVLDFDTVVKESKDTKKGQKSKIQEFREYAEQLEKYPNVYVLINNPCLEFWYLLHFESTSKYYSKCDDAGKELKKKYLADYEKSQKYYKKRDNDIYSQLKPHQKTAVENAQKLGDFDFEDPESAKAEIYKIFELLGIE, translated from the coding sequence ATGGCGAGGAGAAAAAATAGAAGGGATAGAAACAGCGGCAAAAAGACGTATTCCATTGTAGTAGATGGAGAAACGGAGGTTTGGTACTTTCAGATGTTGAAACAATTTGAGTCGCTGCCAACTAAGGTCGACATCAAACCAGAACTTGCCAAGAAAAAGGCATTGAAGGGGCAATATGATACGATTGTTGAAAATATCGAAAAAGGCTATGATAAAGTTATATGGGTATTGGATTTTGATACTGTTGTCAAAGAAAGCAAAGACACAAAAAAAGGTCAAAAATCTAAAATTCAAGAATTTAGAGAATATGCTGAGCAGTTGGAAAAATACCCAAATGTCTATGTTCTGATTAACAATCCGTGCTTGGAATTTTGGTATTTGCTGCATTTTGAGTCAACAAGCAAGTATTACTCCAAGTGCGATGATGCGGGTAAAGAACTTAAAAAGAAATACTTAGCTGACTATGAAAAATCACAAAAATACTACAAAAAACGAGACAACGATATTTACAGTCAACTCAAACCTCACCAAAAAACAGCCGTAGAAAATGCCCAAAAACTGGGTGATTTTGACTTTGAAGATCCCGAATCTGCAAAAGCCGAAATCTACAAAATATTCGAGCTTTTAGGTATTGAGTAA
- a CDS encoding FtsX-like permease family protein, with amino-acid sequence MIKFLLKGILRDKSRSILPIIIVSIGVALTVLLSGYMRGAMGDVTDQNARFDTGHVKVMTKAYAENIDQLPNDLALLEVTSLIESLQNDFPQMYWVKRTRFGGLIDVPDENGNSKGQGPASGLAINLLGKESGEAKRMNIESSIVTGNLPDERGEALIGHDFAQKLGLKIGDEFTYFGTTMNGSMSFQNFKISGTIRYGMAAMDRGALVIDIADAQKMLDMEDGTGEVLGFLKSKVYDDKQAIEVADAFNAKYVNDPDEFAPVMQTLKQQNNLADLLDYADVMSGLFVFMFVAAMSVVLWNTGLLAGLRRYKEFGIRLALGESKGAIYRALILEAVLIGVIGSIIGTVVGLGFTYYLQVYGIDISSYVENSSMLMPSVIRAKITPELFYIGFVPGLAAMVLGNMLSGMGIYKRETASLFKELEV; translated from the coding sequence ATGATAAAATTCTTACTAAAAGGCATCTTGCGAGATAAAAGCCGAAGCATTTTACCGATTATCATTGTCAGTATTGGCGTGGCACTAACTGTTTTGTTGAGTGGCTATATGCGGGGTGCAATGGGGGACGTGACCGACCAAAATGCCCGATTTGATACAGGACACGTCAAGGTTATGACGAAAGCGTATGCCGAAAACATTGACCAACTTCCTAACGATTTGGCACTCCTTGAAGTCACTAGTTTGATTGAGTCGCTTCAAAATGATTTTCCTCAAATGTATTGGGTCAAACGCACCCGTTTTGGAGGCTTGATTGATGTGCCTGATGAAAATGGAAATTCGAAGGGGCAAGGCCCTGCTTCTGGATTGGCTATCAATTTGTTGGGGAAAGAAAGCGGCGAAGCCAAAAGAATGAACATCGAAAGTTCTATTGTGACTGGTAACCTACCTGATGAACGAGGTGAGGCTTTGATTGGGCATGATTTCGCTCAAAAATTAGGGCTGAAAATTGGCGATGAATTTACTTATTTTGGAACGACTATGAACGGTAGCATGAGTTTCCAAAACTTCAAAATTAGTGGTACAATTCGTTATGGAATGGCTGCAATGGACAGGGGGGCCTTGGTGATTGACATTGCGGATGCTCAGAAAATGCTTGATATGGAAGATGGAACGGGGGAGGTGTTGGGCTTCTTGAAAAGCAAAGTCTATGACGATAAACAAGCCATTGAAGTTGCCGATGCCTTCAATGCCAAGTATGTCAATGATCCTGACGAGTTTGCACCTGTGATGCAGACCTTGAAGCAGCAAAACAATTTGGCGGATTTGTTGGACTATGCGGATGTGATGTCGGGTTTATTCGTTTTTATGTTTGTGGCTGCAATGTCGGTGGTGCTTTGGAATACAGGCTTGCTGGCAGGCTTGCGGCGCTACAAAGAGTTTGGGATTCGCTTGGCATTGGGAGAGTCGAAAGGGGCGATTTATAGAGCATTGATTTTGGAGGCAGTTTTGATTGGTGTGATTGGTTCGATTATTGGAACGGTTGTTGGGTTGGGCTTTACGTATTATCTGCAGGTGTATGGTATTGACATCAGCAGTTATGTTGAAAATTCGAGCATGTTGATGCCTTCGGTGATTCGTGCCAAAATCACGCCTGAATTGTTTTACATCGGCTTTGTTCCTGGTTTGGCTGCAATGGTTTTAGGGAATATGCTTTCGGGAATGGGAATTTATAAGCGAGAAACTGCGAGTTTGTTTAAGGAGTTGGAAGTTTAG
- a CDS encoding DUF4139 domain-containing protein: protein MKSLHFFLNLFCILFLLQNFKLQADPIKVSTNIEGVTVYQQQAKIIRNAQKSIPAGESELVLQDLSSQVDGQSLQVSVNDGVKLLSATFQVNYLKDPKKTVEIATLEDSLTLSQFELDWVKQQISVYQGEEKLMDLNSQKVGTETKGLSAQDLKEVMVFYRKQLMEIKKELLKLEREKTTLQNSVNRIQQQLRQVQTEKTKAVGEVVLKLVAKSPMTAKIELSYIVQEAGWKPIYDIRAANIEEPVTLSYKANIFQHTGQDWSNVALTVSTGNPSKSNNRPILSPHYLAFVEAYSSYFSGTAKKDATQLMNTMQIPADGDLARNRNNLAETESLYLEDRKEEDVVLNQNQLNLSFEVTAKQTIPTDGQYHLVDLKDYEIAAEYDYHTVPKLDEGAFLLAKITDWGSLNLLAGNANIFFDDTYIGQSFINPVTTADTLLLSFGRDEQIQVKRTELNDLSETNFLGNKRIETKTYEISVRNNKSTTAHIEILDQVPISQNEEIEVKLIDKDGAEYTERYGKLLWRLDIPAGQTKKLKLQYSVKYPKSKLVAGL, encoded by the coding sequence ATGAAATCATTGCATTTCTTTTTGAATCTATTTTGCATACTTTTTTTACTTCAAAATTTCAAACTTCAAGCCGATCCAATCAAGGTAAGTACCAATATTGAAGGCGTTACCGTTTACCAACAACAAGCTAAAATAATTCGGAATGCCCAAAAATCAATCCCCGCAGGAGAAAGCGAATTGGTATTGCAGGATTTATCGAGTCAAGTAGATGGACAAAGTTTGCAAGTTTCTGTCAATGATGGCGTTAAATTGCTGTCTGCAACGTTTCAGGTGAATTATTTGAAAGACCCAAAGAAAACGGTCGAGATTGCTACTTTGGAGGATTCACTTACTTTGTCGCAGTTTGAATTAGACTGGGTAAAGCAGCAAATTTCTGTGTATCAAGGGGAAGAAAAATTGATGGATTTAAACAGCCAGAAAGTGGGAACGGAAACCAAAGGGCTATCAGCGCAGGATTTGAAGGAGGTGATGGTTTTTTACCGCAAACAATTGATGGAAATCAAAAAGGAATTGTTGAAGTTGGAGCGTGAAAAAACGACTTTGCAGAATAGTGTGAACCGTATTCAACAACAATTGCGACAAGTACAAACCGAAAAGACGAAAGCAGTGGGAGAGGTGGTCTTGAAATTGGTCGCCAAATCACCTATGACTGCCAAAATTGAACTTTCTTACATCGTACAAGAGGCAGGTTGGAAGCCCATTTACGACATCCGAGCAGCCAATATTGAAGAGCCTGTCACACTTTCTTACAAGGCAAATATCTTTCAACATACGGGACAAGATTGGAGTAATGTGGCACTAACGGTTTCGACTGGCAACCCTTCAAAGAGCAATAACCGCCCTATTTTATCGCCTCACTATTTGGCGTTTGTGGAGGCGTATAGCTCTTATTTTTCGGGAACTGCAAAGAAGGATGCTACTCAGTTGATGAACACCATGCAGATTCCTGCTGATGGAGATTTGGCAAGAAACAGAAATAATTTAGCTGAAACAGAATCTCTGTACCTTGAAGATCGCAAGGAGGAGGATGTGGTGTTGAATCAAAATCAATTGAATCTATCTTTTGAAGTGACTGCAAAACAGACAATTCCTACAGATGGGCAGTATCATCTAGTGGATTTGAAGGACTACGAAATTGCGGCGGAATACGATTATCACACCGTTCCAAAATTGGACGAAGGGGCGTTTTTGTTGGCGAAAATCACGGATTGGGGCAGTTTGAATTTGTTGGCGGGCAATGCCAATATTTTCTTTGACGATACCTACATTGGTCAATCATTCATCAATCCTGTGACAACTGCCGATACTTTGCTGTTGTCTTTTGGAAGGGATGAGCAGATTCAGGTGAAGCGCACAGAATTGAACGATTTGAGTGAAACCAACTTTTTGGGCAACAAACGTATTGAAACCAAAACGTATGAGATAAGTGTGCGAAACAACAAAAGCACAACGGCTCACATCGAAATTTTGGACCAAGTTCCGATTTCTCAAAATGAAGAGATTGAAGTCAAATTGATTGACAAAGATGGAGCAGAATACACCGAAAGATACGGCAAATTGCTTTGGCGTTTGGACATTCCTGCGGGTCAAACCAAAAAGCTGAAATTGCAGTACAGTGTGAAATATCCTAAAAGTAAGTTGGTAGCAGGTTTATAG
- a CDS encoding FtsX-like permease family protein: MKLAFQLAYRNLVGAGLRTWLNVLVLAFAFILIIFFNGWLDGWNLQAKTDTIAWEYGNGHLLHKDYDPYDAFTLQDGHGEFGADLSQNACPILIRQASIYPEGRMVAVLLKGIDLNQTILDLPTQSLKGSQANIPVMMGEGMAASIKLKVGDEVLLRWRDKNGTFDASNLTLVKIFDTDVPTVDRGQIWMPIDRLWEMTDLENHATMFVVNEKFKVPQNTTDWTFISQNELLYNLNQIMKTERVSSSILYILLLAIALLAIFDTQVLSVFRRQREIGTYIALGMTRSQVVGLFTIEGGMYSLFAVVAGSIIGFPIFVWLANAGIPMPVDSTKDMGISVSEIIYPVFGFQLIVGTFFLVVLSATIVSYLPAKKIANMNPVEALKGKLQ; encoded by the coding sequence ATGAAACTAGCATTTCAATTGGCCTATCGAAACCTTGTTGGTGCAGGTCTGCGGACTTGGCTCAATGTTCTTGTGTTGGCTTTTGCTTTTATTCTCATTATTTTCTTCAATGGTTGGCTCGACGGTTGGAACCTACAAGCCAAAACTGATACCATTGCCTGGGAATACGGAAATGGGCATTTGCTGCACAAGGACTACGATCCGTATGATGCGTTTACTTTGCAAGATGGACATGGTGAATTTGGTGCAGACTTATCCCAAAATGCCTGTCCCATTTTGATACGTCAAGCCTCCATTTATCCAGAAGGTAGGATGGTGGCAGTATTGCTGAAGGGCATTGACCTTAATCAAACAATCCTTGATCTTCCGACCCAATCATTGAAAGGCAGTCAAGCAAATATCCCAGTCATGATGGGGGAAGGAATGGCGGCATCTATCAAATTGAAGGTAGGGGACGAAGTTTTGTTGAGGTGGCGAGACAAAAATGGTACTTTCGATGCTTCAAATCTTACGCTTGTCAAAATATTTGATACCGATGTCCCCACAGTCGACAGAGGTCAAATTTGGATGCCGATTGACCGACTTTGGGAAATGACAGATTTGGAAAATCATGCTACAATGTTCGTTGTCAATGAAAAATTTAAAGTTCCTCAAAACACCACAGACTGGACTTTTATAAGTCAAAACGAACTGCTCTACAACCTTAACCAAATCATGAAAACAGAAAGGGTAAGCAGTAGTATTTTATACATCTTGTTGTTGGCGATTGCCTTGCTTGCCATTTTCGATACACAGGTATTGTCAGTTTTTAGGAGGCAAAGAGAGATAGGAACTTATATTGCCCTCGGTATGACTCGGTCACAAGTCGTTGGTTTATTTACCATTGAAGGAGGAATGTACAGTTTATTCGCAGTAGTGGCAGGCTCCATCATAGGTTTCCCTATTTTTGTATGGTTGGCAAATGCGGGAATTCCTATGCCAGTCGACTCGACTAAAGATATGGGAATTTCGGTTTCGGAAATTATTTATCCTGTCTTTGGCTTTCAATTGATTGTGGGGACTTTTTTCCTTGTTGTTCTTTCTGCAACGATAGTTAGCTATCTCCCCGCAAAGAAAATTGCTAATATGAACCCTGTCGAAGCATTGAAGGGAAAGCTGCAATGA